In Dromaius novaehollandiae isolate bDroNov1 chromosome 3, bDroNov1.hap1, whole genome shotgun sequence, the following are encoded in one genomic region:
- the STX11 gene encoding syntaxin-11, with amino-acid sequence MKDRLNELYEFARLHNEQFPDSEDDENSPHDTLLYETDYALATLHKDIQSIRTENGHLKEDVKRLRKQNSRFLTSMRRLSSIKRDTNSIARDIKARGEGIHRKLQIMRDFSEDAVTKYGVTSIIARVAKNHYVDLMHAFQEAMFEYNATEMNQRENCKIRIQRQLEIMGKDVSGNQIEEMIEQGKWDVFSENLLSDVKGARSALNEIETRHKELVKLESRIKEVHELFLQVALLVEEQADTFDIIELNMQNVEDYVGEAKEQVKKALEYRRKHPLRTILCCCLSCCRR; translated from the coding sequence ATGAAAGACCGGCTAAATGAGCTATATGAATTTGCCAGGCTACATAATGAACAGTTTCCTGATAGTGAGGATGATGAAAATTCACCCCATGATACTCTCCTTTATGAGACTGATTATGCCTTGGCAACTCTTCATAAAGACATACAGAGCATCCGGACAGAAAATGGCCATCTAAAAGAAGATGTCAAGAGgcttagaaaacaaaacagccgCTTCCTTACTTCCATGCGTCGTCTTAGTAGCATCAAACGAGATACTAACAGTATTGCCAGAGACATCAAGGCCCGTGGAGAAGGCATCCATAGGAAACTCCAAATAATGAGAGATTTCAGCGAAGATGCAGTAACAAAATATGGTGTCACGTCCATCATTGCCAGGGTAGCAAAGAACCATTATGTTGACCTCATGCACGCCTTTCAGGAAGCCATGTTTGAGTACAATGCGACAGAGATGAACCAACGGGAGAACTGCAAGATTCGGATTCAGCGGCAGCTAGAGATAATGGGCAAAGATGTTTCTGGCAACCAGATTGAGGAGATGATCGAGCAAGGCAAGTGGGATGTCTTCTCTGAGAATCTCCTGTCAGATGTTAAGGGGGCTCGCTCAGCCTTGAATGAGATAGAGACGCGTCATAAAGAGCTAGTGAAGTTAGAAAGTCGCATCAAGGAAGTTCATGAGCTCTTTCTGCAGGTGGCCCTGCTAGTGGAGGAACAGGCAGACACCTTCGACATCATTGAGCTAAATATGCAAAATGTTGAGGACTATGTAGGAGAAGCTAAAGAACAAGTAAAAAAAGCTTTagaatacagaagaaaacacCCTCTCAGAACAATCCTCTGCTGCTGCTTATCGTGTTGCAGAAGGTGA